A window of the Cystobacter fuscus genome harbors these coding sequences:
- the polX gene encoding DNA polymerase/3'-5' exonuclease PolX produces the protein MKPPDKATVIQVLRDISLLLQMKGENPFRSRAYDIAADRLAGLSEDLGALLRDGRLQELPGIGQAIADKVSELLTTGRLAYHEALRAELPAGVLELVRVPELGPKKAVLLARQLGVDGVDALEKACREGRVRQVAGFGEKSEANLLAGIELYRRSNSPRRLLGEVLPVAERLLASVQTLPGVIRASVGGSLRRRAETVGDVDLIASAAGASAVFDAFCAAPEVAHVIGRGESKCSVRLHEKDLQVDLRVLPDEDFATALHHFTGSRAHHVRLRGLAQERGLKISEWGVHRADGTKLHVPDEAALYRLLGMQYIPPELREDTGEIEAALAGKLPEDLVTWEDLQGAVHAHSTWSDGKNTLEEMARAAGALGLKFLTVTEHSQASIYAGGLKEDDLRRQWEEIDRVNDAVKGVRLLKGIEVDILESGALDYTDAVLEQLEVVIGSIHVRHGMDEDQMTRRVLKAFDNPHLHILGHPTGRMLPNRDPYPLRMEEVLDKAAERGVVVEVNGKPERLDLKTEHVRMALERGVKLVVSCDAHRAEDLGNLAFSLGTARRGWARRGDVLNTLSAEKFIATLRQQRTA, from the coding sequence GTGAAGCCGCCCGATAAAGCCACCGTCATCCAGGTCCTCCGGGACATCTCGCTGCTCCTCCAGATGAAGGGGGAGAATCCCTTTCGCAGCCGCGCCTATGACATCGCCGCCGATCGCCTCGCGGGCCTCTCCGAGGACCTGGGTGCCCTGCTGCGCGACGGCCGGCTCCAGGAGCTGCCGGGAATCGGTCAGGCCATCGCCGACAAGGTGTCCGAGCTGCTGACCACGGGCCGGCTCGCCTACCACGAGGCGCTGCGCGCCGAGCTGCCCGCGGGAGTGCTGGAGCTCGTGCGGGTGCCGGAGCTGGGACCGAAGAAGGCGGTGCTCCTCGCCCGGCAGCTCGGGGTGGACGGCGTGGACGCGCTGGAGAAGGCCTGCCGCGAGGGCCGTGTGCGTCAGGTGGCCGGCTTCGGGGAGAAGAGCGAGGCCAACCTGCTCGCGGGCATCGAGCTGTACCGGCGCTCGAACTCCCCCCGGCGCCTGCTGGGCGAGGTGCTGCCCGTGGCCGAGCGCCTGCTCGCCTCCGTGCAGACCCTGCCGGGTGTCATCCGCGCGAGCGTCGGAGGCAGTCTGCGTCGGCGGGCGGAGACCGTGGGGGACGTGGACCTCATCGCCTCGGCGGCCGGGGCCAGCGCCGTGTTCGACGCCTTCTGCGCCGCGCCCGAGGTGGCCCACGTCATCGGCCGGGGCGAGAGCAAGTGCTCGGTGCGGCTGCACGAGAAGGATCTCCAGGTGGACCTGCGCGTCCTGCCCGACGAGGACTTCGCCACCGCCCTGCACCACTTCACCGGCTCGCGCGCCCACCACGTGCGCCTGCGGGGGCTCGCCCAGGAGCGGGGGTTGAAGATCTCCGAGTGGGGGGTGCACCGCGCCGATGGCACCAAGCTGCACGTGCCCGACGAGGCCGCGCTCTACCGGTTGCTCGGCATGCAGTACATCCCTCCCGAGCTGCGCGAGGACACGGGAGAGATCGAGGCGGCGCTCGCGGGGAAGCTGCCCGAGGACCTGGTCACCTGGGAGGATCTCCAGGGCGCGGTGCATGCCCACAGCACCTGGTCGGACGGGAAGAACACCCTGGAGGAGATGGCGCGCGCGGCCGGGGCCCTGGGGCTCAAGTTCCTCACGGTGACCGAGCACAGCCAGGCGTCCATCTACGCCGGCGGGCTCAAGGAGGACGACCTGCGCCGGCAGTGGGAGGAGATCGACCGCGTCAACGACGCCGTGAAGGGTGTGCGGCTGCTCAAGGGCATCGAGGTGGACATCCTGGAGAGCGGCGCGCTCGACTACACCGACGCCGTGCTCGAGCAGTTGGAGGTGGTCATCGGCTCCATCCACGTGCGCCACGGCATGGACGAGGATCAGATGACGCGCCGGGTGCTCAAGGCGTTCGACAACCCGCACCTGCACATCCTCGGACACCCCACCGGGCGGATGCTCCCGAACCGCGATCCCTACCCCCTGCGCATGGAAGAGGTGCTCGACAAGGCGGCCGAGCGGGGCGTGGTGGTGGAGGTCAACGGCAAGCCGGAGCGGTTGGATCTGAAGACCGAGCACGTGCGGATGGCGCTCGAGCGCGGGGTGAAGCTGGTGGTGAGCTGTGACGCGCACCGGGCGGAGGACCTGGGCAACCTGGCCTTCTCCCTGGGCACCGCGCGCCGGGGGTGGGCCCGCCGGGGGGATGTCCTCAACACCCTCTCCGCCGAGAAGTTCATCGCCACCCTGCGCCAGCAGCGCACCGCGTGA
- a CDS encoding Rieske (2Fe-2S) protein: MKIKLGPADFAEQEMRGYEVGKRNLCVARIDGRYKGLDDWCNHAGCLLSGGRIEGNRVICPCHEVGFDMDTGKNETSPGVCDDQPTMSIAVENGELLVELSEKDL; encoded by the coding sequence ATGAAGATCAAGCTCGGACCGGCGGATTTCGCCGAGCAGGAGATGCGGGGCTACGAGGTGGGCAAGCGCAACCTGTGCGTGGCCCGCATCGACGGGCGCTACAAGGGGCTGGACGACTGGTGCAACCATGCCGGCTGCCTGTTGTCCGGCGGACGCATCGAGGGCAACAGGGTCATCTGTCCCTGCCACGAGGTGGGCTTCGACATGGACACGGGCAAGAACGAGACCTCGCCGGGCGTGTGTGACGACCAGCCCACCATGTCGATCGCGGTCGAGAACGGTGAGCTGCTCGTCGAGCTGTCCGAGAAGGATCTCTAG
- a CDS encoding MogA/MoaB family molybdenum cofactor biosynthesis protein — MHVSAFVVTCSDSRNAARDESGRVLREALEAEGHAVSGYKVILDEPEAIRATLAEAREAGARAVLFTGGTGIGRRDSTVETLQALFEKTLPGFGELFRMLSYQEIGSPAMMSRATAGTWQGMILFALPGSPQAVRLGMHKLILPELGHAVRELTR; from the coding sequence GTGCACGTGAGCGCGTTCGTGGTGACGTGCTCGGACAGCCGGAACGCGGCGCGGGACGAGAGTGGCCGGGTGCTGCGCGAGGCGCTGGAGGCCGAGGGCCACGCGGTGAGTGGCTACAAGGTCATCCTGGACGAGCCCGAGGCGATCCGCGCCACGTTGGCCGAGGCGCGCGAGGCGGGTGCTCGGGCCGTGCTCTTCACGGGAGGCACGGGGATTGGACGCCGCGACAGCACGGTGGAGACGCTGCAGGCGCTGTTCGAGAAGACGTTGCCGGGCTTCGGCGAGCTGTTCCGGATGCTGTCGTACCAGGAGATCGGCAGCCCGGCGATGATGTCGCGCGCCACGGCGGGCACCTGGCAGGGGATGATCCTCTTCGCGCTGCCGGGCTCGCCCCAGGCGGTGCGGCTGGGGATGCACAAGCTCATCCTCCCCGAGCTGGGTCACGCGGTGCGCGAGCTGACTCGCTGA
- a CDS encoding TIGR02757 family protein → MSPRSSPSTGLSPSDARRLLPCLTAFMASTDSRARIAFDPLEFPRRYQDPRDIEVAGLLAAALAYGRADLFRPKVDALLQRMGPSPAAFVRELDVAGARELLGGFVYRFNVGTDVAVLLLGMGRALREHGSLEALFVRGLETRGSWHGALDAFTTALRDVPMAPLRRAMGPERGLQHLLPSPLGAGAAKRLNLYLRWMVRGPDGVDLGIWKRVRPSALLIPLDTHIGRISKHLGLTRRNDLSWRTAEEVTASLRVLDAEDPVRFDFALCHYGMSGVCPTKPVRENCARCLLRPACSIGQETVRAGRARATP, encoded by the coding sequence ATGTCCCCGCGCTCCTCCCCTTCCACCGGCCTGAGCCCCAGTGACGCGCGGCGTCTGCTGCCGTGCCTGACGGCCTTCATGGCCTCCACGGACAGCCGGGCGCGCATCGCGTTCGATCCGCTGGAGTTTCCGCGCCGCTACCAGGATCCGCGTGACATCGAGGTGGCCGGGCTGCTGGCGGCGGCTCTGGCCTATGGGCGCGCGGACCTGTTCCGGCCCAAGGTGGATGCGCTGCTCCAGCGGATGGGGCCCTCTCCGGCGGCGTTCGTGCGCGAACTGGACGTGGCGGGCGCGCGCGAGCTGCTCGGCGGCTTCGTCTACCGCTTCAACGTGGGCACGGACGTGGCGGTGCTGCTGCTGGGGATGGGCCGGGCCCTGCGGGAGCATGGGAGCCTGGAGGCCCTGTTCGTCCGGGGTCTGGAGACCCGCGGCTCCTGGCACGGCGCGCTGGACGCGTTCACCACGGCCCTGCGGGACGTGCCCATGGCGCCCCTGCGCCGAGCGATGGGTCCCGAGCGCGGCTTGCAGCACCTGTTGCCCTCGCCGCTCGGGGCGGGCGCGGCCAAGCGCCTCAACCTCTACCTGCGCTGGATGGTGCGCGGGCCGGATGGGGTGGACCTGGGCATCTGGAAGCGGGTGCGGCCCTCGGCGTTGCTCATTCCCCTGGATACGCACATCGGCCGCATCTCCAAGCACCTGGGGCTCACCCGCCGCAACGACCTGAGCTGGCGCACCGCCGAGGAGGTGACGGCCTCGCTGCGCGTGCTCGACGCCGAGGACCCGGTGCGTTTCGACTTCGCCCTGTGTCACTACGGCATGAGCGGGGTGTGTCCCACGAAGCCCGTGCGGGAGAACTGTGCCCGGTGTCTGCTGCGGCCCGCCTGTTCCATCGGCCAGGAGACGGTGAGGGCGGGGCGGGCGCGCGCTACCCCCTGA